In Muribaculum gordoncarteri, the genomic window GAATCTTGGCTCCGAAATAGGCAAGCTCGGCAGCTTCCTCAAAGTGCAGCTGGTGAACAGGTTGAGTGCCTTCTACAAAGCGAGGATCGTTGTTGTGCATACCGTCGATATCGGTCCATATCTCGATTTCATCGGCATTTATGGCCGCTCCTATCAGCGATGCGGTGTAGTCGCTGCCTCCGCGCTGGAGGTTATCGATTTCACCATAAGCGTTTCGGCATATATAACCCTGGGTTATATACAGGTCGGCACCCTGATGCTTGTCAAGCTGGGCGGTGAGCTTCTGACGGATGTACTGTGAATCGGGCTCGGCATTCTTGTCGGTGCGCATATATTCGAGAGCGGGAAGAAGAACCGAGTTTACCCCCTGCTCTTTCAAGTATATGTTCATCAACGCAGTCGACATGAGTTCGCCTTGAGCAAGAATCTCCTTTTCTTCAAACAGGGTGAAGATATCCTTGGTGAAGGAGCGAATGTAATTGAAGCAGGCCTTAATCTCGCGAGTGGCCTCCTCTTTGGCTTCGGGAGTTGAATACAGCTCATCGATGGTGCGCATGTATTTAGCTTCCAACGCATTGACAGTTTCTTTGGCTCCGTCGATATTCTTTTTGTACAGATAATCGGAAATTTCAACAAGTGTATTGGTAGTGCCCGACATAGCCGAAAGCACTATTATGTTACAGCCACGAGCTGTTACAAGCTTAGCTACTTCCTTGATTCTTTGTGCAGAACCCACGGAGGTTCCACCAAATTTTAATACTTTCATCCTGTTATCAGTTAAATTCAAATAGATTATAATCGTTGCAAAATTACAAAATAATGTGCATATACGCTACATTATTCGCATTCAAGTTTTTCTTCATTATTTGATTCCTCCACGATGTGCTTGTCGGAACAGCGTAACAAGCGGCCCGGGAACTGTTCAAGCCACGCGAAATTGTGGGTTGCCATGATGACGGCGGTACCCTCTTTGGCTATATCGTGCAGGTAACGCACTATCTGTTCTCCAGTATCGGGGTCGAGATTTCCGGTAGGTTCGTCGGCAAGAATCAGTTTGGGCTTGTTGAGCAAGGCACGTGCGATTACGATGCGCTGTTGTTCGCCTCCCGAAAGTTCATGCGGCATCTTGTAGGACTTTGTGAGCATACCCACCTCTTTAAGAACCTCCTCGATGCGGTCGTCCATCTCGGTCTTGTCCTTCCAGCCCGTAGCCTGCAACACAAACATCAGATTGTCGTATACCGTGCGGTCGGTAAGAAGCTGAAAATCCTGAAACACGATGCCTATTTCACGCCTTAGCATCGGTATCTGCTTGCGTTTAAGGGTGGTGAGATCGTATTCAAGCACCTTTGCCTCGCCGCTCTCGATGGGAATTTCGGCATACATGGACTTAAGCAGACTGCTCTTTCCGCTTCCCACCTTACCTATTATATAGGTGAACTGTCCGGGCTCTATCGTCAGGTTTACGCTTTTGAGAACTACATGCTCCTTGCGGAGTATCTCAACGTTTTCGTACTTTACAATGCTCATCGGTGTTGTCCTATTTATGGCGTTTGATAAGTTCCTCTGCAAGCTCCTCTATGCGGTGGCCTTTGGATGTCAGCAATACAATCAGGTGATATATAAGGTCAGAAGCCTCATATATAAGACGGTCATCGGTGCCGTTGGTCGCCTCTATCACCGTTTCAACAGCCTCCTCACCTACTTTCTGCGCCATTCTGTTTACTCCCGACTTGAACAGTGAGGTAGTATATGAGCCTTCGGGCATTTCCTCGTGACGGCGTGATATAAAGTCTTGCAGATAGCGGAAGAATTCAACTCCGAAATCATTGGATGTGCCGAAGCAGGTGTCGGTGCCTTTATGACATGTAGGACCTACCGGATGTACCTTTATAAGTAATGTGTCGTGGTCGCAATCCTCCTCGATTGACACCACGTTAAGGAAGTGTCCGCTCTCTTCGCCCTTGGTCCACAGGCGACCTTTTGTGCGGCTGAAGAATGTGACCTTGCCGCTCTCTACCGTTTTCAGATAGGCTTCCTCGTTCATGAATCCGAGCATCAACACATTCTTTGTGTCGGCATCCTGTATGATTGCGGGAATCAGTCCCTGCAATTTGCTGTAATCCAATTGTGCCATATTTATTGTCTGATAATTATATTATTCTCTTTCAAATAGGTTTTCAACTGCGCTATGGGCACTTCGTTGAAGTGAAATATGCTTGCCGCCAATGCAGCATCGGCTTTGCCGATTGTGAATACATCGCGGAAATGCTCGCAATTTCCTGCGCCTCCCGATGCAATTATGGGAATTTCAAGATTGTCGGCGAGTTCGGCAAGGGCCTCG contains:
- a CDS encoding aspartate kinase, which produces MKVLKFGGTSVGSAQRIKEVAKLVTARGCNIIVLSAMSGTTNTLVEISDYLYKKNIDGAKETVNALEAKYMRTIDELYSTPEAKEEATREIKACFNYIRSFTKDIFTLFEEKEILAQGELMSTALMNIYLKEQGVNSVLLPALEYMRTDKNAEPDSQYIRQKLTAQLDKHQGADLYITQGYICRNAYGEIDNLQRGGSDYTASLIGAAINADEIEIWTDIDGMHNNDPRFVEGTQPVHQLHFEEAAELAYFGAKILHPTCILPAKLNNIPVRLLNTMQPDAPGTLIHNQQSAHIIKAVAAKDNITAIKIKSGRMLLAYGFLRKVFEIFETYQTPIDMIATSEVGVSVTIDSERNLTNILDDLKKFGTVTVDKDMVIICVVGDLEWQNRGFEAEALDALKDIPVRMISYGGSNYNISFLVRREDKVKALNMLSDRLFKNKK
- a CDS encoding cell division ATP-binding protein FtsE, whose amino-acid sequence is MSIVKYENVEILRKEHVVLKSVNLTIEPGQFTYIIGKVGSGKSSLLKSMYAEIPIESGEAKVLEYDLTTLKRKQIPMLRREIGIVFQDFQLLTDRTVYDNLMFVLQATGWKDKTEMDDRIEEVLKEVGMLTKSYKMPHELSGGEQQRIVIARALLNKPKLILADEPTGNLDPDTGEQIVRYLHDIAKEGTAVIMATHNFAWLEQFPGRLLRCSDKHIVEESNNEEKLECE
- the hisIE gene encoding bifunctional phosphoribosyl-AMP cyclohydrolase/phosphoribosyl-ATP diphosphatase HisIE — its product is MAQLDYSKLQGLIPAIIQDADTKNVLMLGFMNEEAYLKTVESGKVTFFSRTKGRLWTKGEESGHFLNVVSIEEDCDHDTLLIKVHPVGPTCHKGTDTCFGTSNDFGVEFFRYLQDFISRRHEEMPEGSYTTSLFKSGVNRMAQKVGEEAVETVIEATNGTDDRLIYEASDLIYHLIVLLTSKGHRIEELAEELIKRHK